A window of Grus americana isolate bGruAme1 chromosome 21, bGruAme1.mat, whole genome shotgun sequence contains these coding sequences:
- the LOC129215837 gene encoding arylacetamide deacetylase-like 4 yields MELLLAIFLAVLTVFVAMAFYYEHPKAEIPHGFSQRQKLYVFHYILNFGFGLAKFLEKVGITSEVYVLRTAMDGIPPLKDKHLFIKDLRFEKVKVRIYQPKMSTTGQRRGILYFHGGVGRFGSIRAYERTCRYFAKKTSSVVVSVGYRLAPEHPYPTQFEDCLTATIHFMRTAQDYGVDPARIIICGDSSGGTLTAAVAQALVNRRDLPKLRAQILIYPFLQCVDLNLPSYQQNNGVPILLKERTIALGLKYLNKDLSVMEAIFNGSHVPEDLQLKYQKWVSPDYIPHEFKTRGYQPSTTHPFSKEIYTLIKPVFDPVFSPLLAEDSVIARLPEAFILTCEFDVLRDDGLLYKKRLEDHGIKVTWCHLQEGFHGTVFLALFGGVIAFRSGNKGLKKIVNFLRLM; encoded by the exons ATGGAACTCCTCCTAGcaatttttcttgctgttttgaCTGTCTTTGTGGCAATGGCATTCTATTATGAACACCCCAAGGCAGAAATCCCTCATGGATTTAGTCAGCGCCAAAAGCTTTATGTTTTTCATTACATCCTGAACTTCGGGTTTGGTCTG GCAAAATTTTTGGAAAAAGTAGGTATCACCTCAGAGGTCTATGTCCTCAGGACTGCAATGGATGGAATACCACCATTGAAAGATAAACATCTTTTCATCAAGGACTTAAGGTTTGAAAAGGTTAAAGTAAGAATTTACCAGCCAAAAATGTCAACCACTGGCCAAAGAAGAGGAATCCTTTATTTTCATGGAGGAGTTGGACGGTTTGGAAGCATTC GGGCCTATGAAAGAACATGCCGCTATTTCGCTAAAAAAACCAGTTCCGTGGTTGTGTCTGTTGG GTATCGCTTAGCTCCCGAGCATCCATATCCAACCCAGTTTGAGGATTGTCTCACTGCCACCATACACTTTATGAGGACTGCACAAGATTATGGAGTGGACCCTGCTCGCATTATCATCTGTGGAGATAGTAGTGGAGGTACACTCACTGCTGCTGTTGCCCAAGCACTGGTGAACAGAAGAGATCTCCCAAAGCTGAGAGCACAAATCCTAATATATCCTTTTCTCCAGTGTGTGGACCTGAATTTGCCTTCTTATCAGCAGAATAATGGAGTCCCCATTTTGTTAAAGGAACGAACCATTGCTCTGGGCTTGAAGTATCTTAATAAAGACTTGTCAGTCATGGAAGCAATATTTAATGGTTCTCATGTTCCAGAAGATTTGCAACTCAAGTACCAGAAATGGGTGAGTCCTGACTACATACCTCATGAGTTTAAAACAAGAGGCTACCAACCAAGTACAACACATCCATTCTCCAAAGAAATCTATACACTGATCAAGCCTGTGTTTGACCCTGTTTTTTCACCACTGCTAGCTGAAGACAGCGTTATTGCTCGACTTCCTGAGGCTTTCATTTTGACCTGTGAATTTGATGTGCTTAGAGATGATGGACTGCTGTACAAGAAACGACTAGAGGATCACGGTATAAAAGTGACCTGGTGCCATCTGCAAGAGGGATTCCATGGAACAGTATTCTTAGCTCTTTTTGGTGGGGTGATAGCATTCCGATCTGGAAATAAAGGCCTGAAAAAGATAGTAAATTTTCTAAGATTAATGTAA